GGCTTGGATCAAGTTAAtgttaaatacaaaaaaaaaaaaaaaaaccaaacacaaaaaaaaccccaaaagaaaacaaaacaaaacctcccaAACCCCACGCCCCCCTCCCCCaagattataaaaaaataagaatatacACATTCAAAGAGCTTATTACAGTATAAAGTTGGGGAGGCCCAGGCAGtggcggggctggggcagaggctcGGTGCCTCtccagggtttggggtttaCTCTTGCTCAGCGCTTTCCCAGCCCATGACtcagcgcagggctgggcctgcGGGTTCCCAGGGGCAGCTTGGGAAAGCCGGGCAACCTGGAGAGCCAGTCagtccccacagccccatcacCCTGTCACCTCGTACCTAGTGACTCTCTCAGCGGCACCCAAGGGCAGGGGGTGcctgccagctcagcacccCCAGACAACCCAATCCTCCAGATCCTCCCAGGAGCACTGCTGCTATCTCTCTCTCCGTGGGGAGGATGAGACAAAGAAACAGGGGGGACACCATCGGGTATCCTTGTGCCTCCAGCGGGATGGGCACAGGAGTGGGTGCTGGGTCCCAACGCTGCCCATGAGGGGAAATAAGGGCAAGGGGGGGAGACAAGACAGAGCCAGGACCAAACTCACCGCTCCAGAGATCACAGCAGTGAGGTGGCAGGACAGCGGGGACCCTTGGGAGCTGCTACAGGGGAGGTTgtatatatgtatctatataaTAGCCGGGGGGGTCACAGCGGGGGTATattatatacacacatacatacagacacacacatggaGCGTCAGGTGAGGCCGAAGCACGCGCCTCTTCCTCAGCCCCAGGACTGGGAATACATTTCCTAGGACTTTGCAAAGCCCCTCTCTAGGTGCATCTTAGGTGGTCCCAacaacaacataaaaaaaacgaaaacaaaatgaaaaaacccaacaactcGAAGAGAAGACAAACCACCTCCCCAACCATCCAAACCCAACCGAAACACGACGGGGAGGAGTCTGAGCCCCTTCCCGTGCCGGCAAAGTGGCAGCCACCGTTTGGGTTGAATAAGGCACAGTTCCATAGCAGTGCTGACAGCCGAGGCGCTCCGGCCCTGCTGAGTCCCGGCGGGGCAGCCCCCGAGGATGGGCAGCGGCGTCCGAGGGGGGCGGAGGCTCTCAGTGCCCCGGCGAGCTCCTCTCCTGGGCGGCCCGGCTGTGgttggagagcagcagcccctcgCGCTGGGCGTGCTCCAGGATGGCCGTGTAGCAGAAGTAATACTGCTCGGGGGTCTGGATGCTGAAGGCGCGCTGGCTCCGCATGCGCAGCACTGTCTGGTAGATGTTCAGCGTGCCCACgtcctgcagctgtgacaggcaGATGTCCAGCGCGCAGAAGGTACCTAGGGACGGTGATGGGATGGCATCAGACACCGAATGGCACCATCGCCGCCCCTCGTGAGAACTGGAGTGCTGGTGCTCAGCCCCACACTGATCTCCTCAGGGCATCTGGGGACTTCTCCCAGGTCTGATGGTTGTGGGAAGTCCTGAGGACATGTCTCAGGGttgttgtagtgtgtttttaTACTCTGTAATACTTTGaagtagttttgttttgtatccccatatttttcccaaatggttTATCCCAGACTGTACGCCCCTCCCTTTACCTGTGTAATCTCTCTCCCTGGATGAGACCATCCCTAaatccccagcctggctctctgTCAATCACTCAGCATCTCATCCCCTCCATCTAGAAGCTTCGGTCCAGGTCACCGAGTGATCAGCCAGAGGCCAGGGTTCAGCCCCCCAAGCCTTGCCCCATATGCTGTCCTAAATGTCTATCCCCAGTATCCATCCCTTAGTGTCACTTATTGGTTAGTAAAATGTTATCTACTTTCAGCATCCACCTCCCTTTAAATGTAACCTTGGCACATCTCCCGGGGCTCTCAGCAGGAGGCCCCCTAAGGTGCAGgagctccccagagcccctgaATAAAACCTTGGAGTAATCCCTGCTAAGAGTTGGCCCTTTATCTTCTACCGATGTCTCTGGTGTCTCTTGTGCTGCAAAGGTGACCAGCCCAGGTGCCCTCAGTACCCTCGGGGCACAGAGAGTGTCTCCCTGCTGTCGGCTGACTCGGGACTGGCTGGGGATCCTGAGAGGCTcccagagagacagagacagtGGGTCCCCAGGATGGAAACGCCCCAGGGAAGCTGCACTTGTCACCCCACCATCCCCAAACCTCCCCCACGCCCATTACCTGTCCTGCCAATGCCAGCGCTGCAGTGCACCACGACTGGGGGTCCCCCGGGGTGGCCCTTGAAGCGAGGTCCCAGGGCGCTGACAGccactctctgctgctgcttcacgGCCCCCAGAAAGTCAATGagagtggcagcagaagaggggACACCATAATCTGGCCAGCTCAGGTACTGGAAGTGGGACACCAGCCGCCGCTCCCTGGTCTGGAGAAAGCAGGGGCTTTAGACTCTCTTTCCTCCCCTGATCCCTGGTGCCCCCATGCCATTCCTCCAccaggcagctgtgcccacGCACCTCTGAGCTGTGGATCTCCAGGATGGTCTTCTTGTAATGGTTGAGGTTCTCTATGCCCAGGTTGGTGATGGTCAGGGCCCCAAAGCACGCCTGGAAATCCTTTTCCAGGGGCCAGTACTGGCCGCActtcctcctgcctccctcctccagcctgggaACATGACAACGACAAGCTGGTAATGTCCTCCTTGTCCTGCCTGAGACACCTCCCATGCCACCCAGCCTTGGTCCTTTGGAGATCCCACAGGGACCAAACAGTCTGTCCTTGACCCCATGTCCCACTTCTGTGGGGCTCTGGCTGGCACCACTGCTGCAGGATCACTGCCCCGAGCCCAGCACTGCTTATCCCACACCAAAAATGCTCATTTGGCACAGAAAAAGGGGGCTGTGTCCCTCCATGAGCGCTCACCGGGTTGTCATCACGATCACCAGGACGTTCTGCTCCCACACCATGCGCCAGAAGTCACCATAGGTGTTTTCCAGAGGCCCTGCAGGGAAAGCCACACATCAGCCCAAAACCTCATGGATCTGGGGAAccccttggccagcagcagccaccagccccCCCTCACCCCCCCAGGGAACCACAgccccttcctgcaggggctgaccCAGGTGTGGCTCCATGAACAGCCAGGAGCTGTCACCGACAGTCACCTCCAGCACCAGTGTCCCTATGGCTCAGCACTGATCCTGCCtctctgcccatccctgggcagatgggGCAAATCCAGAGCTGGGATAGGGGCAAGGAGAGGGCTGCTATCATGGATGGAGATGAATCCCCTTGCTCTCTTCcagggggagaaggaaaaacttCAGTCCACTAGCTGGAAACTGAGAGAGGAATAAATACACCCAGGGAGGAGTAAATACACTCTGGGAGAAGGGGGAcctgctgggcagtgcccagctcctgggatgTCCCCCATGGCCAGCAGCTGACACGGGGCAGAGAGGTGGAACCCAGGGCTGCACCAGGAGCAGAACATCCCCTTGCTGGCTCAGCCATACCCTGAGTGCCAATGTAAGCATTCCTCTGCTTGTAGCCATCCATGAAGCTCGCATTGATGTAGTCAGtcagctgcagggagaaaagcatGGGTGAGGGAAGGCCTCCAGACCCCTGGGACAGCTGTGCCAGCTTCCCACAGGACTGTGGGGCTCCCTCCTGGGCTGGCTCACCTCCGGGCGGCTGTATGGCTTTGCCAGCTTGACACGGGTTTGGTCCAGGCAGGGCACGTCCCCGTACCGGTTCTTGTCCTGGTTGTAGGGTGCCCTGGAGAGGGAAGCAGGGATGGATTCCAGGCAAGGCAAAGGCAGCATCCCTCCCTCTGCGCAAGCCTCTGGGGCCCGtagcctgggctctgctgccatcaCCTGGCCAAAGCCTCGGGAAGCAGAGTCCCGGCCAGGTCCTGGTCCCTGCTGtcctctgcagctcccccttattcccagaggctgcaggaccCACAGAGGGGGCTCCCACCATCCCTAGGCCGGGGTTCTGTGTTGCTAACCCAAAGCACCACACCATGAAGAGGCCAATGAACCCcacccagcagcagaagcatGGTGGGATGAGGGGGCACACAGCTTTTTGGGGTGAGAGGGGCACCCGGCTCCCCCCCACAACTCACAAAGAGCAGGCGAAGGTGCCGGCGGGGCTCCTGCGCCGAATGTCTTCGTACTCCTCATAGATGCCACGTTTCTGCTTGTGGCTGACGTggtccagcagctcctgcagggtgACAGACTTGGGCCCGGGGACGTGGACGGAGCCGTTATCTTTGGGGGCCGCCAGCGGCACCAGGATGAGCTCGTCCAGGGGGTCGGGGTGCCCGTTCTGCTGGGGCAGGAACCGGCAGTTCCAGCTCAGAGGGTCCAGCTTGAGGGACCCCCCGAGGTACTCAGGGAGGCACTCCCGGGGCAGGTGATCCTTCAGCTCCGACATCTTCACCATCTGCACCTGTGAGAGGAAGGGGACAGGCGGGGGTGACTCCAAGAAGGCTGGAGAGGATTCGccagggatggaacagggaTGCCAAAGGTCTGGTGCTCGGCAGCTTCCAGCAGATGGGGCTGAATGGCACAAGCTGCTTTCACCACCGTGGCACGAAGGGAaagcagcctcagccctgcctgctgaggctcctgtgccaggagagTCCCATGCCAGGAGGGTCCCCACTCACCCGCTCCCGCAGCTTCTCCTTCAGCAGCAGGCTGATGATGGAGTAGGGCACACGGAACCACATGGGTGCTCCCACGATGAAAACCTTCTTCAGCCGAGCTGGGAAGGCACCCTGTGGGCGTGAAGAGGGGGTCAGACCCActctgctgtggcaggggaCATATCCTAGCAGAGGTGACAGCCAGCACAGGAACCCATGAGGGCAATGCCACATCTGAAGTGTGCCTCGCACGCTTACAGCTGTGCTGGCTTTTATGACTTGATAAGGAACCAAATTACTTCCTTGGAATTAGGTAAGCAGAGGGTTTGGCTCCACAGGGAGAGGTGAAGACTGGGAACTGGGATTATGCAAAGAACACACCCTGGCCAGTATTTACtcttattgatttttttccgGAGAAGGGAGGAGGCACCAAATGCCAGCAcgattaaaaaataatttgcatctGTTTTCCCaaaagtgctgccagcagctgtgagAGGAATCCAGCCTGAGGACAGCTGATCCCTCCCGCCCGCGCCACACCGCAGCCGCAGCCGGGTGCAGCCTGGAAAGCTCCCAGTGCCTCCCGAGGTCCTGCAGCCggtgctgctggctgagacGTGGTCAGCGTGGTCTGGGGGGCAAACTGATGCCAAAACCACAGGACTTTGGGTTCTTGGTGAGTGAGTGGCCCACACACTGTCCTCAGGTATCAATTAACCCCCAGGTACCACCTTGAGCAGGTTGAGGATCTTCTTGCTGAGGTCCAGCTCGAAGTTGGTGTACTGTGACCCTGCCATGTCGTAGATGAATACCAGCCCGTTCCTTTGTGTCTCAAAGctgagaggaggaaaagaacaaCATCAATCCCACAACATGCAACCACCTGGCCCCTgcatcagcagctctgccccatactgacccccaaaaatcccttcCCATGCTTCCAGAAGGACTCACAGACCCAAACCTTGCTTCTGCACTTCCCAGCTGCTTCACCATCTCTTCCTACAACCCTCATTTAAGCCAGACTCGTGCCTTAAGCCTGCCTCAGCAGCATCACTCGTGATGGGTAAGGTCAAAAACAGAAAGAGCCCAGCAGGATAAATGGCAGGGGAATGTCCTGGGTTTATATTTTTGGCAGGGCTCACGTTACGTCTGGCCGATGGTGGGGCTGCCTCCTCCCCAGCCAGAGCCTGCAGGAATCCAGGACTTTGCTAAACTGAACCCAGGGCGTGGACAGGGCAAGGCAGCAAAGAGCCTGGCTCAGGGCTCGGGGGATTTTGCTCCCCTGCTGAACAGCTCCGTAAGGAGGGCTGGCTAGAGCTCAAAGCAGGGAATTTCAAGCCATGGGGAGCAGTGATCTCCCTGGGACCCTTCAGTATGAGACAGGGTAGCCCTGCAGAGGCAGGCTCACCTCTCCACAGCTCGGTCCAGCAGGTAGAAGAGTGCCTGGAGCACCACGTGCTGCACGCTCTTGCTGGGGTGGTGCAGCTTGGCTGTGAACAGGGCGATGGAGGCTCCCGAGGGGTCCCGCACGCTCTGCCAAGGAAACAGGGTCAGGTTTCTGCAGCATCcccatggagcagagctgggagaagcCCCCCAGCTGGGGGAGCTCCCTGGGGGACACCCCACCTACCAGAATGGTGAATTTCCCACTGAGCAGCTCCGAGCGCAGTGGCTCCTCGTGCGGCTTCAGCTTCACAATCCCCTCCTTGAGCCGCGTctcctgtggcacagagggcagtgacagggggcacagggggcacaggggacacagggggcacaggcacagcccaccCAGCTGTCCCAGGGAACCTCTGCTCCATGGGATCATCTTCCAGCACACCCCCCAGTAACAGAAGGAGCAGCTTTGCAACACCAGGTTGGAAAAGGCAATCATGGATGTATATCGTTAACACAtagggaaatgctctgtgggcagcacacaCCAGGCAGGAGGGGGCACCCCatgagctgctcccagagcacgGGAAGGGATCGGGATTGGTGAGATCTCCATGGCAACCCGCCTTGGCTGAAAAAGGATTTTCCAGCTGGATAAAACTTgtaagggagagagagaaagaaaaaggaggagggggagggtGGTCCCAGGAAGCCCTCAGATGGAGGGGTTCCCATCTCACTCACCCGGTAGGAGTGGAAGAGCTCGATGGCCCGCAGGACGTCGAACTTGCGGGCCATGAGGAACTTGACAGCCACATTCCAGGAGAGCGGGGACACATTGTACTGGCCTGTCCACTTGTTGATCTCCTCCAGGAACTGCTTGGTGGCCTGTGGGAGAGATCAGGGGCATGCAGTGAGACAGggtgagaggaagaggagaaggaggagaagtgGCCAAGGAGCATCCCTGGTCATTGTTGGAGCTACAATCCTCAACAGACCCAGCAGCTTCTCGGGGTGAAGCAGGGAGCTCCACAACAAAAGGGGTGAGGGCAGTGGCAATGGAGATGGCAGAAGTGCTACATGGGAAAGGGGAGCAAGGGGTGGGAAAAATGGcctggaggctgggagagggggaGCAAAAGGAGGATTTTGCAGGCAACAAACTCCCATTCAGacacagcatccccagcacagccccatcagCTGGCAGTggcctcctggggctgcagctccaccacGGGGCAGCAAATTCGGCTGAGGGAACACAGGCAGTGACATTGGAGGGCTGACACTTCGACCAGCTCGCCCAGTAACACCAGTTTCACACATACATGGAACACCAGGAGGGtcccaggacacagctttgcCTTCTGCCGTGGATTGATCCCCTGTCCCCCAGGGGAGACAGGGCAGTCTTCCACAGCATCCTGCTCAATGGAAGGAGACACCAAAATGCCTTCCTCCCACCCAGGCACACGCCAAATAAAGCAGCTTCCAGGCTCCCAGAGCGGAGGATGGTGAGCAAGGAGGTGGAGGAGGGAGGGCAGTGCTGAAGGCTGGCtccgggagggagggagggagggagggaggcagccaGGCGGCGGTGTAGGATGTCAGGCACGGAGTTACTGGGAACTATTCAGAGTTACTGGGAGCTATTGAGCCAGAAAAGCTTGTCGGTGTTAATGACTTCCGACAGGAGGAAGCCAAGGGCCGGGGTTTATCGGCGGCGCGAGGCTCGGCAGGGACAGCGAGCCCCTCTCATGGGATGGGCCCCAGGAGCCCGGCTCATCCCGGGGTCTCTCCCCAcactctgcagccaggagatCCCTAACGTGGTCCCAGAGTCACACAAAGCAGCCAGGCAAGCGCCACAGGATAATAAATGGGGCAATACAGGAACCATCTTCAGCCTTAACATAGCACACATCCCCACACCCATATCTGTAAACATATCCTATCAATATATCCTGGGCACACCTCTGCTTTGCCAGGGAATCCCCTGTGGCACCCAGTTGCTCAAAATCCAGGGCAGCAGATGCAAACCCAAAATAAGTGAAGAAGatccttccccagcacaggcaagGTGTGGGAGTGAGAGCCAGGTACAAATCCCACTTACTTCCCTTGGACAAAGACCAGAGCTGACAccacagcctgagctggcaATGATACTCCAAAATAACGGGAAGGGAGTCCCCAGATGATGGGAAGAGAGGCCCAGAGGGCATGATGGCAATGAGGAGAGCATGCAGCCTGCAGTTCAACCCGGCACACTTCTCACAAtcccatttccagcagctgtCACGAGGGGTGATGGGCTTTTGCAAGGGGAAGATGCACAAGAACAAGCACTATCTTTGCAGGGCAGCTCAGCCATGAATTCCAGCTTTCCCTGGGAACACAACCAAATTCCAAACTTACCAGTGCTGCCATTCAACAGCAGGGAGCCAGGCATTACAGAGCTGAGCATCAATGCCAGCCATAGCTCTGCCCCCTTTGTGCTCCACTGGGTCTCATCACCACTCCCAGCCCCAATCCCAAATGGATTTATACACATGTcaatcccagcagagcagggatcgCTCCACGTGCCAAAAGCAAAGCCTGtgacccagagctgcagcaagaagtcctgtttctgcagcactgggagTGAAACTGTCCGTGGCCAGGCGTTTGGAACAATGCTGGTCTTTGGAGTGCTGGCGTCATCCCCGTCCCCGCTGCGCTGGAGCAGGGTGGTGACAaagccactgctgctggaatccaggggttctcccagccctcctccccCAGGCAGCAAACCTGCCCTCCTTCTTCAGCGTGGGGAAGTGGGGGATAAAGCTGTGGAAACTGCAGCTGGGCTGAAAACCTTCAAGGAAAATTGGTTTGGCTCCTTGGGGATAGGccagggagggagctgcagagagccagTAGAAGGGATGTCCCAAGGCTGGCCTAAGAGGAGATGGGTGAATTTCCCCCTGGCTTGCTGTTGGTAAGAGGGGAGAGTGGAGGAATCTTGATGAAGGGATGGCAGGAAGGGCAtgttccagcccaaaccacaaCTTACCCATGGAAAGAAGGAAACTTCTGTTATTTTGGCTTCCAGGCCACCGAGGGCAGCACGGAAGGCAGCCTTCCCCACACCAAGCTGATGACCCAAACGTGGAGCCACTATTGCAAACATCTCTTCACCTTCTCCATCCAATACTCCCAAACAAACCAGACATCTCAGATCCCTCccctgggatgctgctcccactgcagaCCAGCCTTCCCTGCCGGTGCAGGATCTCCAAAACCTCTATTTCTAGAAGCTTTGCCCCCTCCATGACACAGGAGAAACGCAAATCTCAGgcacctgtggggacagaggacATTCCCTCCTTGGACACTCCAAGGACACTCCCCATTCCTTGGGATTTGATCACCCTGGagagagcagtgctgctcccaggaggaaACAGCCTGGTAGCTCTGCGTTTGCTGAGCACCACcgcaggctgcaggaggggcactTCCATGGAGGTTTTGGGACTCGGcatctccatcccagccctcctaAACCTCCCTGTAGAAACGAAGcatttttaaaggagaaaaccAACCAGCCAACCAACGGGAAAACCGACCATTTTGGAAGGAAAACGGGACTTTTTGCCTTTTcgctctgcagtgcccagcgCCACCAACGTGGCCAGTGTGACAGCCCGAGGGGGCAGAGGGATGCCGGCAGCTcgcccagccccgctgccgggCTCCACATCCCCATGCACGGGGAAGCGCAGCGGCCGCGGGCGGGCAAGGCTGGCGGAGAGAGGACAAAGGAGGGGACGGGCAGGGATGGCTGCGGCCACCCGAGGCGGCCGGGCCGGCTCCAGGGCCCCGTTCCCCGAGCCCAGCAACATCCTCCCGCGGTGACGCAAGGCCGGCGGAGGAAGCCGGGACGTCACGGGAGGCCTGGGGCGTGGGAAGCGCGTGCACAcgcatccatccatccatctatccatccatccatccatccatccccatccccacgcACCATCCCCACCGCAGGGAGCCTTGCCTGGGGGCCACGCTGCCCTGGGGATGCGGGACCCACGCCCCAGCACCCACGGCGGGGGCCTTGCGAGAGCTCCTGGGGAGCGGGAAGGCTGGGGGGGGTGCGTGGatgggggctgcagggtgggcGCTGCGTGGGTTGGGAGGCTGCGGGTTTggcatggatggatggggggCTGCGTGGGGATGTGGGGGGTTCCCATGGGGAGAATCGCCTGGCTGGGAGAAAAACCAGCCTGGCAACCCGGGCTAGCCAAATAACGATGGGAAAGGAGCGGTGTGGGGAAGGAGCCCCCGGGGTCCTGCCCAGCCCGACCCGGGGAAGAGGAGCCCGGCGGGACCTACCTGCTCCTCCTCGGCGCTGAGCTCCGCGGCCATGCTGCGcgccgcgccgggccgggccgggccgggccgagccgagccgggctgCTCTAGGCGGAGGACGCCCCGGCGGAGCCCATCCCCGGCGCTGCGGGCACCGGCCCCTCCCGGCGGCGAGGGCGGCTCCGCCCCGGGGGCCCCGCCGAAAGTGCcgagaaaattaaaataaaacgggggaacaaaaaaaattaaattaaatatctaTGTAAGCGTGTGCGTGTGTTGGTGCGAGCCCCCCGGGAAGTTTGGCTCGGCCCGGGAGCGCCGCTCggctgggccgggccgagccgagctcccgccccgctccgctctgccccggcgggggcggcggcaggaagcgcccgcagcccccggTCCCTCCTCCCCGTCCCCTCCCCGCGGCTCGGCCGACCCCGCAGGGCGGGCGGGGGACAGGAAGCGCTCCCCGGCGGGGGGGGGGAGCGGGGGACAGCAGCCGGGATGGGGCCGGAGGGGCCCGGAGCCCCCCCGGCTCCGCGGcggctcccccagccccggtTCCGGCCGCGGCAGGCGGGAGCGCCGCCGCTAAAATGGTGGCAGCATCCTCCTCCCTTTGCTGGTGCTGGATAAAATTCCCGGCAGCCGCATCCTCCCTTGCTGTTACTGGATAAAATTCCCGGCACAGCTTTCTCCCTTGCCGGGATTCCAGCCTTCCCCCCACGAGCGGGAGTCCGGGGTTTCCAGGCGTCTCTTTGCACTCCCTCCTCTACGGTCCCTAAATTGCATTTCCCAGCCGAGCGCAGGTGTCAGCGCCTGGACGGAGAGTCCCGAAGCTCCTCCGGGAAGGAGCGGGGATCCCGGCAAGCGCAGCAGCGGTCGCTCCAAAAAGCCAGGCCCTGGGACAAGGGGACATTTTGTTCAGCCGAGGAGCACTGTGCTGGCAGCGTGCCTACAGCCGGAGCCTCTGCACCTAACTGGGAGAAAATGGAAGTagggcagagggaaggggctgagaGCCCCGGCTGGATgagggctccaggctcctggtCGATCTGCCtgctcagctctcctgccccAGGCCAGATTTCAGCCCCCGGTGGGGTGACCCCTCCAgcggagctgctgcctgctcctgctgggagtGGGATCGCACCCAGCAAACAGAATAGTCACGGCACCAAAC
The Melospiza georgiana isolate bMelGeo1 chromosome 13, bMelGeo1.pri, whole genome shotgun sequence genome window above contains:
- the PTPN9 gene encoding tyrosine-protein phosphatase non-receptor type 9 isoform X2; this encodes MAAELSAEEEQATKQFLEEINKWTGQYNVSPLSWNVAVKFLMARKFDVLRAIELFHSYRETRLKEGIVKLKPHEEPLRSELLSGKFTILSVRDPSGASIALFTAKLHHPSKSVQHVVLQALFYLLDRAVESFETQRNGLVFIYDMAGSQYTNFELDLSKKILNLLKGAFPARLKKVFIVGAPMWFRVPYSIISLLLKEKLRERVQMVKMSELKDHLPRECLPEYLGGSLKLDPLSWNCRFLPQQNGHPDPLDELILVPLAAPKDNGSVHVPGPKSVTLQELLDHVSHKQKRGIYEEYEDIRRRSPAGTFACSLAPYNQDKNRYGDVPCLDQTRVKLAKPYSRPELTDYINASFMDGYKQRNAYIGTQGPLENTYGDFWRMVWEQNVLVIVMTTRLEEGGRRKCGQYWPLEKDFQACFGALTITNLGIENLNHYKKTILEIHSSETRERRLVSHFQYLSWPDYGVPSSAATLIDFLGAVKQQQRVAVSALGPRFKGHPGGPPVVVHCSAGIGRTGTFCALDICLSQLQDVGTLNIYQTVLRMRSQRAFSIQTPEQYYFCYTAILEHAQREGLLLSNHSRAAQERSSPGH
- the PTPN9 gene encoding tyrosine-protein phosphatase non-receptor type 9 isoform X1; its protein translation is MFAIVAPRLGHQLGVGKAAFRAALGGLEAKITEVSFFPWATKQFLEEINKWTGQYNVSPLSWNVAVKFLMARKFDVLRAIELFHSYRETRLKEGIVKLKPHEEPLRSELLSGKFTILSVRDPSGASIALFTAKLHHPSKSVQHVVLQALFYLLDRAVESFETQRNGLVFIYDMAGSQYTNFELDLSKKILNLLKGAFPARLKKVFIVGAPMWFRVPYSIISLLLKEKLRERVQMVKMSELKDHLPRECLPEYLGGSLKLDPLSWNCRFLPQQNGHPDPLDELILVPLAAPKDNGSVHVPGPKSVTLQELLDHVSHKQKRGIYEEYEDIRRRSPAGTFACSLAPYNQDKNRYGDVPCLDQTRVKLAKPYSRPELTDYINASFMDGYKQRNAYIGTQGPLENTYGDFWRMVWEQNVLVIVMTTRLEEGGRRKCGQYWPLEKDFQACFGALTITNLGIENLNHYKKTILEIHSSETRERRLVSHFQYLSWPDYGVPSSAATLIDFLGAVKQQQRVAVSALGPRFKGHPGGPPVVVHCSAGIGRTGTFCALDICLSQLQDVGTLNIYQTVLRMRSQRAFSIQTPEQYYFCYTAILEHAQREGLLLSNHSRAAQERSSPGH